The Euphorbia lathyris chromosome 3, ddEupLath1.1, whole genome shotgun sequence genome contains a region encoding:
- the LOC136223705 gene encoding protein DEFECTIVE IN MERISTEM SILENCING 3-like isoform X3, translating into MEEEASIIPSNEMQNGGSMQAQSVIYNSKKFQYDLHTAGIQIKQHEDNLKILKSQRNKLEDSILDLQGILCQLTTRHGTHAPQLGFTKDVLGIVATLGKVDDDNLSRVLRSRDNARNCLQDLRRC; encoded by the exons ATGGAAGAAGAAGCTAGTATTATCCCAAGTAATGAAATGCAAAATGGTGGTTCTATGCAAGCCCAATCCGTCATATACAATTCTAAG AAATTTCAATATGATCTACACACAGCAGGAATCCAAATCAAGCAGCATGAGGATaacttgaaaattttgaaaagtcAACGAAACAAATTAGAAGACTCAATACTTGATCTGCAAG GCATTCTGTGTCAGCTGACAACACGCCATGGTACTCATGCACCTCAACTCGGATTCACTAAGGATGTGCTTGGTATTGTTGCTACTCTGGGCAAGGTGGATGATGATAATCTTAGCAG AGTACTTAGGAGTAGAGACAATGCTAGGAATTGTTTGCAAGACTTACGAAGGTGTTAA
- the LOC136223705 gene encoding protein DEFECTIVE IN MERISTEM SILENCING 3-like isoform X1, whose product MVLMHLNSDSLRMCLVLLLLWARWMMIILAEYLGVETMLGIVCKTYEGVKALETYDKEGHINSDSGIRGFGTTMGRTLDGRFLVICLENLRPYCGEFVDDDPQRRLDLLQPKLPNGECPPGFIGFAVNMIHVDYMNLLYVSDVYGLRETLFYSLFSRLQVYKSREEMLLALPLISD is encoded by the exons ATGGTACTCATGCACCTCAACTCGGATTCACTAAGGATGTGCTTGGTATTGTTGCTACTCTGGGCAAGGTGGATGATGATAATCTTAGCAG AGTACTTAGGAGTAGAGACAATGCTAGGAATTGTTTGCAAGACTTACGAAGGTGTTAAAGCTCTTGAAACTTATGACAAGGAAGGCCATATAAATAGTGATTCTGGAATTCGAGGCTTTGGTACCACTATGGGACGGACTCTGGATGGTCGATTTCTTGTCATTTGTCTCGAAAATTTAAG ACCTTACTGTGGTGAATTTGTGGATGATGACCCTCAAAGAAGGCTTGATCTTCTACAACCAAAATTGCCTAATGGCGAGTGCCCACCTGGATTTATTGGTTTCGCTGTTAACATGATCCATGTGGATTACATGAATTTGTTGTATGTATCTGATGTCTATGGCCTCAGAGAGACTCTATTTTACAGCCTCTTTTCTCGCCTGCAAGTTTACAAAAGTAGGGAGGAGATGCTACTTGCTCTTCCACTTATAAGTGATTGA
- the LOC136223705 gene encoding protein DEFECTIVE IN MERISTEM SILENCING 3-like isoform X2 — protein MEEEASIIPSNEMQNGGSMQAQSVIYNSKKFQYDLHTAGIQIKQHEDNLKILKSQRNKLEDSILDLQVILGNYHSSRPPSGESESHSSNQSEEETVKQILQHETSAAGILCQLTTRHGTHAPQLGFTKDVLGIVATLGKVDDDNLSRVLRSRDNARNCLQDLRRC, from the exons ATGGAAGAAGAAGCTAGTATTATCCCAAGTAATGAAATGCAAAATGGTGGTTCTATGCAAGCCCAATCCGTCATATACAATTCTAAG AAATTTCAATATGATCTACACACAGCAGGAATCCAAATCAAGCAGCATGAGGATaacttgaaaattttgaaaagtcAACGAAACAAATTAGAAGACTCAATACTTGATCTGCAAG TTATTCTTGGTAATTATCATTCCTCAAGACCTCCTAGTGGTGAAAGTGAAAGCCATTCCTCCAATCAGAGTGAGGAAGAAACAGTAAAGCAGATTCTGCAGCATGAAACTTCTGCTGCAGGCATTCTGTGTCAGCTGACAACACGCCATGGTACTCATGCACCTCAACTCGGATTCACTAAGGATGTGCTTGGTATTGTTGCTACTCTGGGCAAGGTGGATGATGATAATCTTAGCAG AGTACTTAGGAGTAGAGACAATGCTAGGAATTGTTTGCAAGACTTACGAAGGTGTTAA